DNA from Ictidomys tridecemlineatus isolate mIctTri1 chromosome 12, mIctTri1.hap1, whole genome shotgun sequence:
AGGGAATGAGAGCAAGAGTCATGGAGCAACTGGGGCCTCTTTGTTTAAAGAAAACCCAAACTTTCCAAGGAATAGTTCTGAAATGGGCAGCTCTGGATGAGAGGTAATGGGACAGCAAGACTTTTCACCCGAGTCCCACTTGCCTTTGCTTCTTAGAGTTCTTTAAGGGTTGCTGCTCCCTAATGTATGCTGTACGCCTCAGCCCTCCAgcccccacctctgcccaccTGGAGGGTCTCCTTAGAAACTCTTCTGGAATTTGATCCTCCCAGGTTTTGCCTACACAGGTGTGGGGATGTCATTTCCTCAGTAGGCATCAGAGGAAGGGGGCAAATGAGCCAGCTACAAGGTAGGGGTGGTATGGAGATACCTAAGGGAATGCAGGATGCATGCTGGGGAGGTGCTGGGAAGGCAGTAGCTGGGGCCAGAAAATGGGGTCCATTGCTCAGAGAATGCAGCCAGAGGGAGCCACTGGAGGATCACGGTGATGGCTGGAGGAAAGGGCGAGTGGACTGGTATGGCAACAGAAGTGAATTGGGGGTGGATTTGTGGAAGGCGAAGGATGGGCAGAAGGAAATAGGATGGGAACTGGGAGGCTCTTGCTACATCCAGGGGAGATGTAGAGTAGAGcaggttgaagagagcagactcaGGAATTAGTGACAAGGAGGTACAAAAACTTGGTACATAGTCAGTGCCACACATAGACCATCTTAGAGTGGTAGAATGAGTAACTCAAATGGATTTCTCTCcttacctttccttttctccctctcttctaaGATAAAAGAACCAAGCAATCTTAAATTAGAAACTTCAGGAAGCATTAAATATTGTGTGAAAAGGCTCTTGAGAAACCATCTGTTGAAACTGAGACCTGCTACAATTAGGAAGCCAAGGCTTCAGGTGACTTGTGCATAACTTGGCCAAGTTCACACATCCTGCTTAAGGCAGGACAAGTGCTAGAGTAAGGGACACTGCCTTCTAAAATAAGGgctatttcttctgagaagttggCTTAATCTAGTGATTCACACATAAAGTAAAGTTGGGTGAGATCTCAGGCCAAATGCAGTAGAAAGAGCCTCTTCTGACTCTGGAATTGGCCTAAAGTTCAAACCAGCTGTATCATTCTAGTTTTGTGATTGGGGCACAGTTCTTACCTTGCACCTCtttttcttcacctgtaaaatggggctacTGATGGCTCCTCTCCCGCTGGGTTGTGACTAGGAGTGATTGACATCAGTATTTTACATGGTGCCTGACAGGCAGTAAGAGCTCAGAAAGTGTTGGCTCTGGGTGTCAGTGATCAAGAGATGGGACCAGACAGGAGCCAAAGATGTCTGAGGTGGGCAACTGTAGAATCTTAGTTCAGTGCAGAGGAGCAGCTTAGGGCCTGGTGGCTGGTGAGTGAGGTAGCTTTCCAGGGCCAGGCAAGAGGATAGAGTAGCAGCATCATGTCTTGGAAGATTCCAGCAACTCACCAAGTGAAGAGTTCGCAGGTGAGCAATGGTCTCAGCCTTATCTGTGAAGTAGGATCTCAGTCATCCACATACCTGGAAAGGAGAGGATTTTGGAATTGACAGCGGCACAAGAGGGTTCTAGAATAACCactgaaaaaaggagaaaggaagaggtaacctgcagaaagcagaggttggaccctgTGTGTCCATGAAGAGCCACTGCTGAGTGACCAGGTCTTCTCCCAGTTCCACACCACAGCACAGGCCTTGGAGCAGGAGAGCCAGGAAGGGAACCGATAGCAACTGTGAGCAGTGCTTGCCTTTGCTCTCTGGACATGCGTTGGTCCCTCCACACACACATTCCCCTGGATATCTTCCTGCCAGTCTTTAAACTTCCCATGGTCCAACCCCAAGGATGTCTCCTTCTTcagctataaatattttaaacacaagGAGTTGTTTCAAATCTTATGAAAATGACACAAGACTGGCTTCTCTTGTAGGCACTGGTTCCATTAGGAATTGGCGTCGCCACTGGAGAGCAGGTGAGTGACATGTCCTTGACCACGGACTGAGGACCCCATTGTACATTAGGCTTCCATACCTGTTGCTTTGTGAGCTgggaatttttgttattttaaaaatcaacagttCCTTAGTGTCTGCAGTCAGATGTAGTCAAAAGGTTGCAGCTTTTTCTATAATTCATGGGACTCaggacattgatttttttccacatcAGAATGGACAAGGCAGCAATTTAAAGTTATGATCACAAGGGCAAACAATGGCTTCAAGAAAGCCAGCTTCCAAATTGAAGAAACATGATGGTATTTGCTTTCTGTGCTTATAAACTAAGCTCAAGTGCCTCCCAACACCTGCTGCAGCCAGCCCACGAGCCAAGCAGTGTGAGGAACAGATTCTCAGTTTTCCCATCAAAGGAGCAATACTGCTCTGCCATGGTTCCGTTTTGTCATTGTGCCACCTGCTCATCACTATTTCTGTACTTCATCCTGATGCTCCACTTCACTCCTACTTGCCAATCGACACAGCAGTTATTCCTTAATAAATGGCGGGCTGATGTGATCTGTACCTGACTCACACTGTCACATTCACAGATTTGTAAAGAAGTGAGCCCAAAGTCCCTGCCTGCACTGTCAGGGCCACCACATGCCAAGTGAGAATAATACAGCCCAGGCTTGCTGAAGACCTCTGATGAGTCACAGCTGGCATGGAATCACCATGTTGCCAGGCTTAGGGATCCTGAGGGCTAAGGCTGactctttgtgttatttttaattatatttccagtGCCACAATAGAGTGATATTTAAGCAACTCCTACAAGTGAATGCCCTGCAGTTTCTCCAGATTGATAGCTGCAGACTGGGAAGTGTCAATGAAAACCTCTCAGTATTACTGATGGCCAAAAAGTTTGGAAGTAAGGGCCCTGCAGAGGCTGCAGGCCAGACCTGTTTCTCCTGCCATCAGACCCCATGGTTCCCTTGGGGATCTTTGCAATTCACATAAGCCTGTAGTTTGCTGTGTTGGTTTCTTTCTAACTCTTCATTTAGCCCTAATCAAGGAATCTTTGATGATTTTCATCCTGGAATTTCATTCAGTATTAATGAATGGTTTAATCACCTTTGGGTATTAATAAAAACCACAGGGttctctttcattccttcctttctttgtgcTACCTTTGgcattaaatagaaatttcttctAGTTCCTGTTTGCCCCCATGCGGGTGGAGTTGGCCTCTGTGAACTGGTGCAGCACTTGATTATATTTGACTACATGTCAGTCTCTGCAAGCCTTAAAAACAAGTCAGTAATGTGCCATTAACTCACTTTGCCCCTGAgtagtgccccttggttcaagcCACATCTTCTATGATTCTGCTCTCAAGACCAGAAATACTCAGAACCCGGTGCAGTGTTACAAGGGCCTAAAATGGCTTTAAGAAAGCCAGCTTCCAAAGTGAACAAACATAGTAGCATTTACTTTTTGTGTTCATAAACTGAACACAAACTATAACACAAAGGCTTTTAGTCTTGCTTGACTGTCCACATGGGGCAATAACAATGGAGACCCACCGGAGCAGAGTCATTGTTCCTTCTTGAAAGGTAAGCTCTTGGTAGCTGACTCACTTTGGTAAGTGTGTTGGGGGTGGAGTTTGAATCCAGACCTCCTCTCTCAAAACCAGCTCCATTTTCTGAAGCCAGCTTTCAGCACACATGCACTCTCCACTTCCATCCAGTCTCCTCTTCTGACCCTGGAGTCCTGTACCACCTGGCTGCAGCTTTGTGTAGTTAGTTCATCTTCTCGGCATGCCCAGGGGAACTTTATCATCTTGCCATGGTGAGTATCAAACCCCAAGCTTTGCACCtgccagacaagtgctccacTGTAACCTCAGCCCCCAGGTGAAACTGAGATGGGATCCTTCCAGTCACTGCATCCATAAAGCTTTGCTTACTGTGCTTTTTGGTCTCCTAGAATTAAAGGTGTCTTAAAAAAGCTCAATTAACATGATGCACAGAGAGGGCATGAAAACAGGCATTGGAAAGGTAAACACCAAAATGGAGCcagcacagtagtgcacacctgtaatcccagcagctccggaggctgaggcaggaggttcagagtttcaaagccaccctcagcaatggcaaggcactaagcaactcagtgagaccccgactcatttaaataaaatacaaaatagggctggggatgtggctcagtggcacccAATCCTCAGTAACCCTCCCAGCCAAATAAAGGGATCTATCTGGGCACATAGCAGGGGTCCTTTATAATTGTaatggtttctttctttaatatttagagTGAGTTCCAAAGGTTTTGTCACTTATATTGTTAGGCCAAATACTCAggtgaaaattgtttttttcttaagaaaaaggaACTAGGTCAAAAAAATCAGTTACTATTTATTAGCTTTTAAGTAAGTTTCCATTGGCAGATGTAACTGTGCTGTTTGTTTTAGTGGTCACATTTTGTTGACTGAGGGAGCACAAAATGCTGAGCAAAAAAAGTGggaatttatatacttatatactcATCCCCGCCCACCTGCCCAGAACCCTTCCCTAAACACTGGAGCATGTCCTCTCCACTCCAACATGGCATCACACAGAGGGCCTGTCTGTCATATAGGAATGCTCCATACATCAACCTTTATCAAGAGAGTACCAAGCTTAAAAAGGGATACTAGATATCATTCTTACCTGAATTTTCAGTGGCTCAGTGTGACTCAGGTAAGCTCTTGGTAGCTGACTTGGGACACCTCAGTATCCCTCAGTGCATTTCCCAAAGAAATAAGTAATAAAGTAATGAGTACACAGGTACTTCCTATTAATATGCCTAAGCAATTTTATACTAAACCTATCTGTTCATCTGGAAGATGGAGGTTGACACCAGGTCATCCCCACTCCAATGAATAGGCTGATTCTAGCATGCAGAAAAACCACCTTCATAGGTTATGTTGCTTTTGCTGCTCTCATTTCAGTTCCTGCCCATGGGAACAAGGGCGGTCCAGACCAACCTTGAGAAGTCCCAGGGGTCTTGAGGGATAGAAATAGTGCCACCAGTGCCTCAGTGCAGGAAGTTCCTGGTGCAATACTGGCAGTGCTGGAGGAAATGCCCGTACACCACCACACCGACAGCGCACGCCAACCCCACATGCTTTGTCCTTCTTTGCAGGGAACAACTATTCCCTGCTTATCTTTCAAGGCCCAACTGTGCTGTCTCATGTGGCTGTCTTCCTCCACAACCTGTTCTTAACACATGACACAGCACAGTCAGTGGCTTAGTGCCTGTGTCCACCAAAACCATGAGACTCATTTGCTAATTTCTTCATGCAGTCCCAGCACCAGGCTGCGCACTGCCTGCCTGCCACAGCTATTAATGATCAGGAGACTAAAGCAGCTTAGGTTACCTGTCCCCCTCCACCCCAAACATAAACACATCCCACCCTCCCACCACAAAACTAGAAAGTGGCTGACAGACTGACCCAAACCTATACTCTTCTAAACTAGTTACATAGCTGGAAAGAGACTCACTTGGTgatttaatctattcatctaacTTTGGGATATAGGCACCCAGGTGATTCCAGATACTTCATGGAATCTAAACTGATGCTTTTAGGGCATCACAGAACTTTTAGTTACCAGGAGCTTTGTGATTCACCTCAGCCcccacattttacagataaaaagcATCCAGGGCACAGAAGGGCTTTGCATAGAAGCCTTTGAAATCAGCTAAGCCATGATGGAGTCCATTTTTTAAGGGAAGTCCCCCCTCTGCCTTAAGAAAAGCattatatggggctggggattggctcaagcagtagcgcacttgcctggcatgtatgcagcccgggttcgatcctcagcaccacataccaacaaagatgttgtgtctgccaagaactaaaaactaaatattaaaaaattctcctctctcactctctctttaaaaaaaaaaaaaagaaaagcattatcTGATTTTGGGCATTATTGTCCCAATTTGATTCCCTCTTCTAGGATGTGTGAATATGTGGACCATCTGCATGAACATTTCAAGTATCCTGTGGTAATCAAGCAGGCTTTCTACATGCCTCCTAAGGTAAGCTGGGACTTGGGACACCTTAGATGCTTCTAGCCACTAATGTGCCCACGAACATAGGGCACAAAGCTCTAACTCCCCAGAGTTTATTTTCATATCTAGAAACAAATGGCTTTTTAAGAGATCAGAATCAAATTCCTAAGACCGGAAGGTTAGCATGGAGGTTAAATAGCTTGacaagaattctttaaaaaaacaaaaattggtacCATCTACAAGTTTGTGACCTAAAAGTTTCTGACTACGACGGTATTACCTGGGCCATTTGTCCTGGTCAGGTTCAGATTGTGGCTTATTTTCACCAATAGGTGTTGTGCTATCAAAGGAAATTTGATTAGTTTCTGTAACTAATCCTACTGAGTACCCAATAAAGTATGCCCCCCAAcccccagtctgaaaactttttaaaatattgaattgctTCTGACTTACTGGCACTATTAGGAACAGTAGGCATAAGtaacatacatatttttgttCCTGGTGGTTATCCACACAAGTGACTCTGTCGTCTTTGCTAGGACACTGGCTACTCAACAGAAATGAAGAAGGACTCTGTAAGGAAACACCAATATCCAGATGGCGATGTCTGGAAGAAGCTCCTCGCTGCTCAAGAAAACTAAGTGTTCATTTAGCCCTAACACCATTTTTTCTTAagtgaaaagacttaaaatttcctgggtagttttataaaaatagagaagaaaaaaatattatcctaCTAATCAAGACAAGTTTCACTCAAGAATTAGCCCAGTCATCATttcaatttgattattttaacaagccaatatatattctatttaatcCTTAAGTAGATTTAGATTTACCTAACCCAAAGCCCAGGAAGATATTCTTACCAAAATTTCCATCAAGCGCCAGTCTGCAGACATTAAATCATACTTTGAAAATAAGCAACACATTGCATAATTTGTTGGAACAATCCCTTATTTGTTCTAACACTTGTCATAAACTAGCAGAATAAAAATAGTTCTCCAGGACTCCAGGGGATCTGTTATTGCATCAAAGGAAAAACTATTAGCCCTGATGTGATCTAGCCTTTTCCTGATCAGTAAACATATTAGAGAATCCATACCACACTAACATAAATGGGGGCAAAATGGTAtttcatgaattatttttgtaatccttaaaaaaaaaaaaacctctgtccTAAGtggtgtttatctttttatttatttattttggacagcatgcctttatttgttatGTGATgtcaaacactctgccactgagttacagccccagccccctaagtGGTAATTATCTTTTAATGTAAAATGCGTCTAGGATGAGAtgaatcatgaaaaaaaaggtcaaaatatAGTTTAGTCagaatttctaatatatattctCACCCTCTAAGCAGCATCTAAACCAGAATCCAGCACACGCTTGCTTGGCTTAGGTGCGTTTGTTTGGGTGAATCTCTTTTAGGCAGGCACTGAGCAGATAAATGACaatacagaatgaaaaaaaaatggacaaatgcaaacagttctttattataaaaacataaaacaaataagcaTTCATAATGCACATATATTATGATGGATAGGTTACTTCAAAATTGAAGGGAATAAATAGCTTGTACGAACAATGAAATTCACAAGTCTTAATGAAGCCAAGAGACTGAAATGCTATGTATTTTTGCTAAAAGTATATGAACTCCCACTTTCTTTGCTCAGCATTTTGTGCTCCTTCAGTCAACAAAATGTGACTGCTAAAACATTCAGCACAGTTATATCTGCCAATGGAAACATACTTGAAAGCTAATGAATAGTAACTGATTTTTTTGacctagtttctttttctttagaaaaaaaccAATTTTCACCTGAGCATTCAGCCTACCCCTACAAGTGACAAAACCTTTCCAACTCCTTTGAAAGCACTCTAAACagccatttctattttaatagttGGATGTGGATTGTACCCCTCAATTTGAAAGTCTTCAACTTTGAAGTCATCGATTTTCTCAACCTTTCGAAGGATTTTGAGCTTTGGGAAAGGTCTTGGTTCTCgctgaagctaaaaaaaaatcagatcattattttgccatatttgtgCAACCTGCTTTTAATTCTGCTTCCCATGGAACAAGAACACAgtatttgggctgggattgtggctcagcggtacagcgcttttctagcatgtgcgaggccctgggtttgatcctcagcaccacataaaataaataaataaaataaagatattgtgtccaactacaacttaaaaaataaataaatactttaaatactgtgttcttttttttatcaacaaaatattattttacaagtGTCTAGTACTGTGGGTGCCCTAACCCTGGTTATACACTACTACTGCAACATGCCCAATTGTTTCTGTTGCACAGATCAAGTGTAAAGGGTATCTTGTACCAATACAAAGCACCAGGTGCCTGGTAGCCCATCAGGTGTGAGTTATGGTAATTCATGGTAATTATTAACACTATGACAcagtcttttattttacttttccatcTATACCTCATAGTAACATGCAGTATAGTTTCTTGAGTTTCACTGTCCCTAACCCAAATGTCCCTGGCAGAAAGGGGAACAAAAGATGGCATCTCTTGACAAGTTACAGAAAAAGGCAAGCCCGGACTCCAGTATGAGTACTTGTGGCAGTGAGGATGTAGAGGTCATGACCTTTTGTATCTGTGTCCAACACAagtgcagacagcagagagaagcagctgaaTAAACCTGTGGTCACCCTCTATTTAGGCCAAGATCCGAAAAAGCAGTAACTTACAATCTAATCTAGAATAGGATAAGAGTAAAAGTTTTGggttctaaaattatttttttcttggggcTCATGAAGGCACAGtcacatttttattccatttcaagTCATCTGTTGGTCAGTAATAGGGATTTGAACAGACTAGGCTTTTGAGAGTTCAGATCTAAGCATTATATTTagcataaaataaagagaaaacatgcaCTTCAATTCCCCTTCAAGTAAAAATGAATTGGGgaggttgggattgtggctcagtgtacaacacttgcctagcatgtgtgaagcactgggttcgagtctcagcattgcatataaataaataaaataaaggtccatcgacaactaaaaaaatgagtTAGGAAGGCCCCAAATTCCCTGCCCAGAGTGTGGCTCTTCCTTTCTGTTAcaggtgcttagtgcctcacagctCCTATCACATCAAGTATCACATCATCCCTGCCCACATAAACACTGGAGCATGTCCTCTTTACTTCAGCATGACATCACACAGAGGGCCTGTCATATAGGAATGCTCCACAAATCAACCTTTGAGTACCaagttttgaaaattatactAGATATAATTCTTACCTGAATTTTCAGTGGCTCAATGTGATTCAGGTAAATATGTGCATCTCCCAAAGTATGTACAAAGTCACCTGGCTAAATAAATCCCTCAGAACaatcaatgtttttatttcaattccTTTAAACACATcacttaaaaacacattataGAATATGTAGCTATCTCAaggcttttgaaaaaaataaagaatttaaccAGTACAGCTTTTGAGAAAAGTTAATTTAGGAAAGTTACAATATAGACAACCTGCGTGAACTTAAGTTTACATAGACAACAAAGGCAGGAAAGCCCGATGAAGGCTCACGAGGCAAGCCAGTTTATATCTGTCTTATGTATATCAGATTTTAATACTAATCAGAGATTGAATTCTCCTGCTagtttttccaaattaaagaaTCAAAGAGCTCAGTGCAATAGGCTGGCTATAAGAGCGCTTTCCTAGGGCAGCTCACCTGCAGGCCCGTGATGTGTGCAATCATGTAGGTAAGCAGGGAATAGCTGGCAATGTTGAAGGGCATGCCCAGGCCCATGTCACCTGATCTCTGGTACAGCTGGCAGGACAGCTCCCCATTCACCACGTAGAACTGGCAGAGGGCATGGCATGGAGGCAGTGCCATCAGAGGAAGATCTGAGGAACCAGCGCAGAGGAGAACAAGGAGGGGTATATGGTTTTAAAGAGCACAGCTAAAAGCATGGTAAACCATTGGAGATCATGAAAAAAGCCATCAGGCCCCAGGGAAGTCTGTAACCCAGTCCTTTTCATCATACAAAAATCAGACCATTGTCCTACCCCTTGCAGCAGTGGCCTGAAGCTGAAAATTTGTGCAGATTTATTTATGCTGAAGCAATGTTCTCCTATTCGAGCTGAAATTAAGGATCTATGCTATTTTTATGGCACCAGACTGCAAATACAGGAGGAATGAATTACTTCATTTGCAGGGACCACAGGATATTGGTGCCTTCAGCAGACCCTACTGTCTTCATTATAGATCCAAAATCCCATTCTGGGgagactttatttttaacaattgtgTTGTAAAATTATTAGTGAGAGTGGATTAGTGGTGACCGGAAATGTCATCTTCTCCAAATAAAACGTTaagattttatgtgtattttcatAGgcaatttaaaactctttttttgaaaaaagtacaAGTATAAATGCACAAATTAAGATGCTCTGCTTTCAACCTGATGATCCgagaatgaaaatgaattgtGATTTGCTGAGGTTAACAACAAACCCCATGGTTGGGACGAGCTCCCAGGGTCCCACCTCTCCGGGTCCCACCTCCCCGTGGTGCCTCAGCAGTGTCACATGTCTTTGTTTTGTGCTGACCATACACTTAACAGAAAAGAGGATGACCAGGATGGTTTCACCTTTTGGGTTCCAGGCACACATGATGATCCTTCTGTCATCAGGGTTGGTTTTGATGGTGTCAAGCACTTTTTGCAGTTGGTCTACTCCTTGACCAGAATAATCTATAGAATTGTTAAAGACACATACACAAATTAATCAGAGCCTCTCATGGGATGGCCCTGCCATCATCTATTACACCCTTCACTCAATGTCCCTTCTTGACCCATGGTCACAGAATTCTGTGCAAATTTCTCATCTCTCTCTGGGTTGAGTTTGAGGTCTTAAgcttctagtcctctggagtcATAgtaaagtctgttttctatacatgaattccttaaatatttgtcCTATCACAgtgtcacctcctcctcctcctcccttcctccactgCTAAGTGCTATGGTTTAAACATGGTTTGAGTGTGTCactcaaaggttcatgtgttgggctggggatgtggctcgagcagTGGCGAGCTTGCTGGGCATTCGCggagcgctgggtttgatcctcagtaccacataaaaatgaagatgtgtctaccgaaaactaaaatgtcaCAGGGCACAGTCCCCAAGATTAAATCTTGGTGGCTTATTTTATAAGAGGGAGAGAAACCAAAAGGGACACGTATGTGCTCTTCTCATCTCTTGCCATGCAATTCCCAGCTACCTCAGAACTCAGACTGTAcgaaggccatcaccagatgtgGGTCCTTGAGCCTCCAGGACcaggagctaaataaacctttataaTATTATCCATTTTCAGGTGTGTTGTTcatagttaaaacaaaaacaaacaaacaaaaccctcacAGACATATACACTTATCTCAGTAATCTTAGATTTTTCCAATGTTTTCCATGGACTCAGCTTCTAACCCACCAACCCTTCTTGTCACACTTTAACTGACACAACCTGGTTTATCCTTGTCCCACAGAACATATTGAGTCTGAAGTAGAATATAGCATTGCATACACATTCCAACTAAAAAGGGACTATGGATTCCTTTCCACGACCTTGACACTAACTTAGCCACATTTCTACCCCAAACTATACTCGAGACTGAGCAGCTAAACAGGTATTTCCTATAAATATAGGAAAACTCTATAATGATTacatcatctttcttttctcccaatCCTGTTTTCTGGAGTTTGATTCCCTGCTTTCTTTCTGAGATGGAACTGGAAGCTGAGAAGTGATTTGTTAATGGAGACAGAGAGCTTTGGACTGTCTTCTTGTTAAAATTCCAACAGATGAGAAATGTTCCAGACCAACAGTTCTGACATCTTGTGGGATAAAGGCCTCTAACTGATCAACTCTGGATTGTACTAATGTTAATTTAAGTAAGAGTATTAACAGCAGCTATCACTATGGGCGGGGACAGGGTGAAGGGTACAGAGGAATTCTCtctacctttttttccccaattttctgtgaatctaattatttcaaaatgaaaactcagaatAAAAGAAGACAAACTCCTCTGCTGACATCTAGCAGCCTGTACTCATCCAACTAAGTCAATACTTTTATGACTTGGCCCCTTAAGCAACAAGAAACACCAGGCAGGATGTAAAACCCCTTGCCAGGGGAGAAGCCTGACATCTTCAGGAAGGAGCCCTAGGTCAGCAATCACATACCAAGAAGCCACTGATCATTCACCTGCAGAAAGTCTGGCCTTgcgcatgctagacaagcccttgttgtaaccatttttaagtatgcAATTCATCAGCATTAAGTAATTCCTATTGTTGTACAACCACACAGTATCCacttctagaacattttcatctttccAAACTAAAATTGCATACCCAAACACTAACTTTCCATTTCCCCACAACCCAAGCCACCATTCTACCTTCTCCCTCTTCAAATTCACCCATTCCTAGTcctccagcattttttttttaattcttgaaactGCCAACATCAAAAAAGGCCTTATGACTGCACATAAATGCAGACTTAGTCTTTCACTGAGGAATTAACACCAGGCCCAAATCCCTCCAGCCAGGAAATTGTTACtcctgcatgtgtgcacacacacacacaaatacacccTCAGGTGGTGTTTGCTTTGGCCACCCCTATCCTAAGAACAGGTGAGCTAGAAAGAAAGAGCCAAAGGCAGGAGTGGGAGGGGGGGTTGGGCTCTGTGACTCAAGCAAATGGTGCCACTAACAGGACAGGAAATCCTGGAGTGAAATGTTTCATCCTTCCTCTATTCCAGCagagtgtgggggagggggaccCCAATGCTATGCTGGATCACACCAACACCACCTACTGCACGCTAGAGGTTTAGTCTCTAGCTGAAGAAATAAGCTCCCACAGATGAACTTTCTTCCTACCCTATTCCCCAACATGGACAACAATCCTGCAGCTATCTGCCAACAAACGACACAGGATGGCACAGATAAGGAAAATTCCAAGAATTCATAAGAACCCCATAAATGCAAATCACCAAGAGTGTGATCTGACCTTCATGGGGCACTGTCTCTCAAAATGTCAAAGTTCTATATCAGCTCCTGGGacagaacccaggacctcacacatgctaagcaagcactctaccacagagctacaccccggccccaacgCTGACGCTGATTCATTATGCCCTAGACTTtatccaaaacaatggagcaaaCTCACGCTAGGAAGAACATTTGAGAAATCTGAGGAATTGCTCTGTCTCCTCACCTGAATCCATATCTTTGTATTCTGCCCCAAAATGTCTCCACTGGAAGCCATAGACTGGGCCCAGGTCCCCTTCTTGTCTGGTGGATAATCCCAGGCCATCCAAAAAGCCTTGAGATCCATTGGCATCCCAGATTTTCACTCCCTTGGAAGATAGTTCTTTCGCATTTGTGGATCCCTAAAGAGATGAGA
Protein-coding regions in this window:
- the LOC144368927 gene encoding thymidylate synthase-like codes for the protein MVADATIQSARKYNSQQILDIVLIPSILWLLRVIISIQRTFSSTPVECDSFTSLSLCSGSTNAKELSSKGVKIWDANGSQGFLDGLGLSTRQEGDLGPVYGFQWRHFGAEYKDMDSDYSGQGVDQLQKVLDTIKTNPDDRRIIMCAWNPKDLPLMALPPCHALCQFYVVNGELSCQLYQRSGDMGLGMPFNIASYSLLTYMIAHITGLQPGDFVHTLGDAHIYLNHIEPLKIQLQREPRPFPKLKILRKVEKIDDFKVEDFQIEGYNPHPTIKIEMAV